One region of Drosophila subobscura isolate 14011-0131.10 chromosome J, UCBerk_Dsub_1.0, whole genome shotgun sequence genomic DNA includes:
- the LOC117894442 gene encoding anion exchange protein 3 isoform X2: MSFSSASGRENNVRKLSFLGFNTKKKSGGNEDPDEVLLDSEMDKVFAGTSVRKEKFDVNTFQDNTQLPTASRKKNSIRTNDLNIEEDSEYESQTEPLNNAQNYDDIPEDFPLVSERAGHGDHSDNSAEEKHVQFGGAAGKKKIVITPPSLSYDDQPTDQSHERKRRKSRHQYYRQRKFSHQDSVEAKKTIEENGDAGARRISVQPEDTALEEADLNELRSHRSDDPRALRRHKIHHSSIKLRELPQITISPFTNKKPEVDHSPHEIFVQLDELTGVGEDREWKETARWIKYEEDVEEGSDRWGKPHVASLSFHSLLNLRRCLETGVVLLDLNEKDLPAVAYRVVEQMVIEDLIDINDKPSVMRSLLLRHRHVNEHQGVLPFTKRKYNSYTSLQFLWMGADAQQQQQQQQQPRNLAKARRSICVTSSAPPAAAAAAATTLNVGSPGGIAAATDHRRHSTMSYLGNLSGGTDDKKIKIMPAADIGGSKRSNELKIDMKDDMYSSSQEDLKKLQNDTILRRIPAGAEATTVLVGAVEFLDQPTIAFVRLSEGVLMPTLTEVPVPVRFMFVLLGPRNFDLDYHEVGRSISTLMANEHFHAIAYKADDRKDLLSAINEFLDDSIVLPPGNWDRHDLLPFEELKAKKDWIRTRKIKALQVKRDSEMIKIGKDEEKALLEKQSMGAIGMGPGGDGGDGGGPGGDGDDDDDDGRKKKQPNPMEKTHRLWGGLRNDLKRRMPMYKSDILDGLNTETLAATIFMYFACLSTAITFGGLVSDKTKSWIGISETLISCSFVGIVFHCLSCQPLVIIGTTGPLLLFDEALMVFCTQNDFDFLSLRVYVGIWLIIIALCVSAFEGSVYVRLLTRFTQEIFSALITLIYIVETVMKLVSIYQQNPLLSDYNLPPPTLVAHDQEPDLNGTHYNMSVTLLNATTTAAPMGGSKLPTNQPNTALFCTILTLATFVVAYYLKLFRNSHFLGRNARRALGDFGVPISIAIFVLVDYLVPSVYTEKLVVPAGLSPSAPQLRGWYIGFNATSTWVPFACVVPALLVYILIFMESQISELIVDKPERGLKKGSGLHWDIVLLCLLNTFCGLFGMPWHCAATVRSVTHVSSVTIMSRTHAPGDSPRIIDVKEQRLSGFFVCVMIGLSVLMAPLLRLIPMAVLFGVFLYMGVASMSGVQLFERIRLYFMPVKHYPPTSYVKRVRPWKLHLFTTIQVLCLVLLWSVKSSRFSLAFPFFLIMMVPIRQRLVALYKPEELQALDGQEAKNDEDEPDFYEQTTIPA, from the exons atgagtTTCAGTTCGGCCAGCGGCAGGGAGAACAATGTTCGCAAATTGTCATTCCTGGGTTTCAATACCAAAAAGAAG tCCGGCGGCAATGAGGATCCCGATGAAGTGCTGTTGGACTCGGAAATGGACAAGGTCTTTGCCGGCACCAGTGTACGCAAAGAGAAATTCGATGTGAATACCTTTCAGGACAACACGCAGCTACCCACTGCATCCCGCAAGAAGAATAGCA TTCGCACAAATGATCTAAATATTGAGGAGGACTCGGAATACGAGAGCCAAACGGAGCCACTGAATAATGCACAAAACTATGATGACATACCTGAGGATTTCCCATTAGTTTCAGAGCGTGCCGGACACGGCGATCACTCGGACAATTCGGCGGAAGAGAAGCACGTTCAGTTCGGTGGTGCCGCTGGCAAGAAGAAGATTGTCATCACACCGCCGAGCCTGAGCTATGATGATCAGCCCACGGACCAATCCCACGAACGAAAACGCAGAAAAAG CCGCCATCAGTATTATAGACAGCGTAAATTCTCACATCAGGACAGCGTGGAAGCCAAAAAGACCATCGAGGAGAACGGTGATGCAGGTGCGCGTCGCATCTCTGTGCAGCCTGAGGACACGGCATTGGAG GAGGCTGATCTCAACGAGCTGAGATCGCATCGTTCGGACGATCCGCGTGCCCTGCGGCGTCACAAGATTCATCATTCATCCATTAAGCTGCGAGAGCTGCCGCAGATTACCATTTCGCCGTTTACCAACAAGAAGCCCGAAGTGGATCACAGTCCACATGAG ATCTTTGTGCAATTGGACGAGCTCACTGGCGTGGGCGAGGATCGTGAGTGGAAGGAGACTGCGCGCTGGATCAAATACGAGGAGGATGTGGAGGAGGGCTCCGATCGCTGGGGCAAGCCTCATGttgcctctctctcattcCATTCGTTGCTCAATTTGCGTCGCTGCCTGGAAACGGGCGTTGTGCTGCTGGACCTCAATGAGAAGGATTTGCCCGCCGTGGCATATCGTGTGGTAGAGCAG ATGGTGATTGAGGACCTCATTGACATTAATGACAAACCATCGGTGATgcgttcgctgctgctgcggcaccgGCATGTCAACGAGCATCAGGGCGTGCTGCCATTTACGAAGCGCAAATACAACAGCTACACCAGCCTGCAG TTTCTCTGGATGGGCGCCGatgctcagcagcagcaacaacagcagcagcagccacgtaACCTAGCCAAGGCTCGCCGCAGCATATGCGTCACCTCCAGCGCCCcaccggcagcagcggcagcagcagccaccacgcTGAATGTGGGCTCGCCCGGGGGCATTGCAGCGGCCACCGATCACCGGCGCCACTCAACGATGTCCTACCTGGGT AACCTGTCGGGCGGCACCGATGACAAGAAGATCAAGATTATGCCCGCAGCTGATATTGGTGGGAGCAAGCGCAGCAATGAGTTGAAGATCGACATGAAGGATGACATGTACTCATCGTCGCAGGAGGATCTCAAGAAGCTGCAGAATGATACCATCCTGAGGCGCATACCCGCAGGAGCTGAGGCCACCACTGTGCTG GTCGGTGCCGTTGAGTTTTTGGATCAGCCCACAATTGCCTTTGTACGCCTCTCGGAGGGTGTCCTGATGCCCACTCTGACGGaggtgcccgtgcccgtgcgaTTTATGTTTGTGCTGCTGGGGCCGCGTAATTTTGACTTGGACTACCATGAGGTGGGTCGCTCCATCTCCACGCTGATGGCCAACGAGCACTTCCATGCCATTGCGTACAAGGCGGACGATCGCAAGGATCTACTGTCGGCCATCAATGAGTTCCTTGACGACTCGATTGTGCTGCCGCCCGGCAACTGGGACCGCCACGATCTGCTGCCGTTCGAGGAGCTGAAGGCCAAGAAGGATTGGATACGGACGCGCAAGATCAAGGCGCTGCAGGTGAAGCGCGACAGCGAAATGATCAAGATCGGCAAGGACGAGGAGAAGGCGCTGCTCGAGAAGCAATCGATGGGCGCCATTGGCATGGGACCCGGCGGCGATGGCGGTGACGGTGGTGGCCCCGGCGGtgacggcgacgacgatgacgacgatggACGCAAAAAGAAGCAGCCCAATCCCATGGAGAAGACCCACCGCCTGTGGGGTGGCCTGCGCAACGATCTGAAGCGACGCATGCCCATGTACAAGAGCGACATCCTCGACGGCCTCAACACGGAGACGCTGGCGGCCACCATCTTCATGTACTTTGCCTGCCTCTCCACGGCCATCACGTTCGGCGGTCTGGTGTCGGACAAAACGAAGAGCTGGATCGGCATCTCGGAGACGCTGATCTCGTGCTCGTTCGTGGGCATCGTCTTCCATTGTCTGAGCTGCCAGCCGCTGGTCATAATCGGCACCACGGgaccactgctgctgttcgacGAAGCGCTGATGGTGTTCTGCACGCAGAACGACTTTGATTTCCTTTCGCTGCGCGTCTACGTTGGCATCTGGCTGATCATCATCGCGCTCTGTGTGTCGGCCTTCGAGGGCAGCGTCTATGTGCGTTTGCTCACGCGCTTCACACAGGAGATCTTCTCGGCGCTGATCACGCTCATCTACATTGTGGAGACGGTGATGAAGTTGGTCTCCATCTACCAGCAGAACCCGCTGCTCTCCGACTACAAcctgccgccgccgacgctTGTGGCGCATGACCAAGAGCCGGACCTGAATGGAACCCACTACAACATGAGCGTCACGCTGCTGAATGCCACGACCACAGCGGCGCCCATGGGTGGCTCGAAGCTGCCCACCAATCAGCCAAATACCGCACTCTTCTGCACCATCCTCACGCTGGCCACCTTCGTTGTGGCCTACTACCTGAAGCTCTTCCGCAACTCGCACTTCCTGGGCCGCAATGCGCGCCGTGCCCTCGGTGACTTTGGTGTGCCCATCTCCATTGCCATATTCGTGCTGGTCGACTATCTCGTGCCTTCTGTCTACACGGAGAAGCTGGTGGTGCCCGCGGGCCTCTCGCCCAGCGCCCCACAGCTGCGCGGCTGGTACATTGGCTTCAATGCCACCTCCACGTGGGTGCCGTTCGCCTGTGTGGTGCCCGCGCTGCTCGTCTACATTCTCATCTTTATGGAGTCGCAGATATCGGAGCTGATTGTGGACAAGCCCGAGCGCGGGCTGAAGAAGGGCTCCGGCCTGCACTGGGACATTGTGCTGCTGTGTTTGCTCAACACCTTCTGCGGACTCTTCGGCATGCCCTGGCACTGTGCGGCCACAGTGCGCTCCGTGACGCATGTCTCTTCGGTTACGATTATGTCACG CACCCATGCACCTGGTGATTCGCCGAGGATCATTGATGTCAAGGAGCAGCGCTTGTCTGGCTTCTTTGTGTGCGTGATGATTGGTTTGTCGGTGCTGATGGCACCGCTGCTGCGACTCATACCCATGGCTGTGCTCTTTGGAGTGTTCCTGTACATGGGCGTGGCCTCCATGAGCGGCGTGCAGCTGTTCGAGCG CATCCGCTTGTACTTTATGCCCGTGAAGCACTATCCACCCACGTCCTATGTGAAGCGCGTGCGTCCCTGGAAGCTGCACTTGTTCACCACCATTCAAGTGCTgtgcctggtgctgctgtggtcCGTCAAGTCATCGAGATTCTCGCTGGCTTTCCCCTTCTTCCTGATCATGATGGTGCCCATAAGACAGCGTCTGGTGGCGCTCTACAAGCCAGAGGAACTGCAAGCG TTGGATGGCCAGGAGGCAAAGAACGACGAGGATGAGCCCGATTTCTatgaacaaacaacaataccAGCCTAG
- the LOC117894442 gene encoding anion exchange protein 3 isoform X1 has translation MSFSSASGRENNVRKLSFLGFNTKKKSGGNEDPDEVLLDSEMDKVFAGTSVRKEKFDVNTFQDNTQLPTASRKKNSIRTNDLNIEEDSEYESQTEPLNNAQNYDDIPEDFPLVSERAGHGDHSDNSAEEKHVQFGGAAGKKKIVITPPSLSYDDQPTDQSHERKRRKSRHQYYRQRKFSHQDSVEAKKTIEENGDAGARRISVQPEDTALETNGQMPAKQEADLNELRSHRSDDPRALRRHKIHHSSIKLRELPQITISPFTNKKPEVDHSPHEIFVQLDELTGVGEDREWKETARWIKYEEDVEEGSDRWGKPHVASLSFHSLLNLRRCLETGVVLLDLNEKDLPAVAYRVVEQMVIEDLIDINDKPSVMRSLLLRHRHVNEHQGVLPFTKRKYNSYTSLQFLWMGADAQQQQQQQQQPRNLAKARRSICVTSSAPPAAAAAAATTLNVGSPGGIAAATDHRRHSTMSYLGNLSGGTDDKKIKIMPAADIGGSKRSNELKIDMKDDMYSSSQEDLKKLQNDTILRRIPAGAEATTVLVGAVEFLDQPTIAFVRLSEGVLMPTLTEVPVPVRFMFVLLGPRNFDLDYHEVGRSISTLMANEHFHAIAYKADDRKDLLSAINEFLDDSIVLPPGNWDRHDLLPFEELKAKKDWIRTRKIKALQVKRDSEMIKIGKDEEKALLEKQSMGAIGMGPGGDGGDGGGPGGDGDDDDDDGRKKKQPNPMEKTHRLWGGLRNDLKRRMPMYKSDILDGLNTETLAATIFMYFACLSTAITFGGLVSDKTKSWIGISETLISCSFVGIVFHCLSCQPLVIIGTTGPLLLFDEALMVFCTQNDFDFLSLRVYVGIWLIIIALCVSAFEGSVYVRLLTRFTQEIFSALITLIYIVETVMKLVSIYQQNPLLSDYNLPPPTLVAHDQEPDLNGTHYNMSVTLLNATTTAAPMGGSKLPTNQPNTALFCTILTLATFVVAYYLKLFRNSHFLGRNARRALGDFGVPISIAIFVLVDYLVPSVYTEKLVVPAGLSPSAPQLRGWYIGFNATSTWVPFACVVPALLVYILIFMESQISELIVDKPERGLKKGSGLHWDIVLLCLLNTFCGLFGMPWHCAATVRSVTHVSSVTIMSRTHAPGDSPRIIDVKEQRLSGFFVCVMIGLSVLMAPLLRLIPMAVLFGVFLYMGVASMSGVQLFERIRLYFMPVKHYPPTSYVKRVRPWKLHLFTTIQVLCLVLLWSVKSSRFSLAFPFFLIMMVPIRQRLVALYKPEELQALDGQEAKNDEDEPDFYEQTTIPA, from the exons atgagtTTCAGTTCGGCCAGCGGCAGGGAGAACAATGTTCGCAAATTGTCATTCCTGGGTTTCAATACCAAAAAGAAG tCCGGCGGCAATGAGGATCCCGATGAAGTGCTGTTGGACTCGGAAATGGACAAGGTCTTTGCCGGCACCAGTGTACGCAAAGAGAAATTCGATGTGAATACCTTTCAGGACAACACGCAGCTACCCACTGCATCCCGCAAGAAGAATAGCA TTCGCACAAATGATCTAAATATTGAGGAGGACTCGGAATACGAGAGCCAAACGGAGCCACTGAATAATGCACAAAACTATGATGACATACCTGAGGATTTCCCATTAGTTTCAGAGCGTGCCGGACACGGCGATCACTCGGACAATTCGGCGGAAGAGAAGCACGTTCAGTTCGGTGGTGCCGCTGGCAAGAAGAAGATTGTCATCACACCGCCGAGCCTGAGCTATGATGATCAGCCCACGGACCAATCCCACGAACGAAAACGCAGAAAAAG CCGCCATCAGTATTATAGACAGCGTAAATTCTCACATCAGGACAGCGTGGAAGCCAAAAAGACCATCGAGGAGAACGGTGATGCAGGTGCGCGTCGCATCTCTGTGCAGCCTGAGGACACGGCATTGGAG ACAAATGGCCAAATGCCGGCTAAACAG GAGGCTGATCTCAACGAGCTGAGATCGCATCGTTCGGACGATCCGCGTGCCCTGCGGCGTCACAAGATTCATCATTCATCCATTAAGCTGCGAGAGCTGCCGCAGATTACCATTTCGCCGTTTACCAACAAGAAGCCCGAAGTGGATCACAGTCCACATGAG ATCTTTGTGCAATTGGACGAGCTCACTGGCGTGGGCGAGGATCGTGAGTGGAAGGAGACTGCGCGCTGGATCAAATACGAGGAGGATGTGGAGGAGGGCTCCGATCGCTGGGGCAAGCCTCATGttgcctctctctcattcCATTCGTTGCTCAATTTGCGTCGCTGCCTGGAAACGGGCGTTGTGCTGCTGGACCTCAATGAGAAGGATTTGCCCGCCGTGGCATATCGTGTGGTAGAGCAG ATGGTGATTGAGGACCTCATTGACATTAATGACAAACCATCGGTGATgcgttcgctgctgctgcggcaccgGCATGTCAACGAGCATCAGGGCGTGCTGCCATTTACGAAGCGCAAATACAACAGCTACACCAGCCTGCAG TTTCTCTGGATGGGCGCCGatgctcagcagcagcaacaacagcagcagcagccacgtaACCTAGCCAAGGCTCGCCGCAGCATATGCGTCACCTCCAGCGCCCcaccggcagcagcggcagcagcagccaccacgcTGAATGTGGGCTCGCCCGGGGGCATTGCAGCGGCCACCGATCACCGGCGCCACTCAACGATGTCCTACCTGGGT AACCTGTCGGGCGGCACCGATGACAAGAAGATCAAGATTATGCCCGCAGCTGATATTGGTGGGAGCAAGCGCAGCAATGAGTTGAAGATCGACATGAAGGATGACATGTACTCATCGTCGCAGGAGGATCTCAAGAAGCTGCAGAATGATACCATCCTGAGGCGCATACCCGCAGGAGCTGAGGCCACCACTGTGCTG GTCGGTGCCGTTGAGTTTTTGGATCAGCCCACAATTGCCTTTGTACGCCTCTCGGAGGGTGTCCTGATGCCCACTCTGACGGaggtgcccgtgcccgtgcgaTTTATGTTTGTGCTGCTGGGGCCGCGTAATTTTGACTTGGACTACCATGAGGTGGGTCGCTCCATCTCCACGCTGATGGCCAACGAGCACTTCCATGCCATTGCGTACAAGGCGGACGATCGCAAGGATCTACTGTCGGCCATCAATGAGTTCCTTGACGACTCGATTGTGCTGCCGCCCGGCAACTGGGACCGCCACGATCTGCTGCCGTTCGAGGAGCTGAAGGCCAAGAAGGATTGGATACGGACGCGCAAGATCAAGGCGCTGCAGGTGAAGCGCGACAGCGAAATGATCAAGATCGGCAAGGACGAGGAGAAGGCGCTGCTCGAGAAGCAATCGATGGGCGCCATTGGCATGGGACCCGGCGGCGATGGCGGTGACGGTGGTGGCCCCGGCGGtgacggcgacgacgatgacgacgatggACGCAAAAAGAAGCAGCCCAATCCCATGGAGAAGACCCACCGCCTGTGGGGTGGCCTGCGCAACGATCTGAAGCGACGCATGCCCATGTACAAGAGCGACATCCTCGACGGCCTCAACACGGAGACGCTGGCGGCCACCATCTTCATGTACTTTGCCTGCCTCTCCACGGCCATCACGTTCGGCGGTCTGGTGTCGGACAAAACGAAGAGCTGGATCGGCATCTCGGAGACGCTGATCTCGTGCTCGTTCGTGGGCATCGTCTTCCATTGTCTGAGCTGCCAGCCGCTGGTCATAATCGGCACCACGGgaccactgctgctgttcgacGAAGCGCTGATGGTGTTCTGCACGCAGAACGACTTTGATTTCCTTTCGCTGCGCGTCTACGTTGGCATCTGGCTGATCATCATCGCGCTCTGTGTGTCGGCCTTCGAGGGCAGCGTCTATGTGCGTTTGCTCACGCGCTTCACACAGGAGATCTTCTCGGCGCTGATCACGCTCATCTACATTGTGGAGACGGTGATGAAGTTGGTCTCCATCTACCAGCAGAACCCGCTGCTCTCCGACTACAAcctgccgccgccgacgctTGTGGCGCATGACCAAGAGCCGGACCTGAATGGAACCCACTACAACATGAGCGTCACGCTGCTGAATGCCACGACCACAGCGGCGCCCATGGGTGGCTCGAAGCTGCCCACCAATCAGCCAAATACCGCACTCTTCTGCACCATCCTCACGCTGGCCACCTTCGTTGTGGCCTACTACCTGAAGCTCTTCCGCAACTCGCACTTCCTGGGCCGCAATGCGCGCCGTGCCCTCGGTGACTTTGGTGTGCCCATCTCCATTGCCATATTCGTGCTGGTCGACTATCTCGTGCCTTCTGTCTACACGGAGAAGCTGGTGGTGCCCGCGGGCCTCTCGCCCAGCGCCCCACAGCTGCGCGGCTGGTACATTGGCTTCAATGCCACCTCCACGTGGGTGCCGTTCGCCTGTGTGGTGCCCGCGCTGCTCGTCTACATTCTCATCTTTATGGAGTCGCAGATATCGGAGCTGATTGTGGACAAGCCCGAGCGCGGGCTGAAGAAGGGCTCCGGCCTGCACTGGGACATTGTGCTGCTGTGTTTGCTCAACACCTTCTGCGGACTCTTCGGCATGCCCTGGCACTGTGCGGCCACAGTGCGCTCCGTGACGCATGTCTCTTCGGTTACGATTATGTCACG CACCCATGCACCTGGTGATTCGCCGAGGATCATTGATGTCAAGGAGCAGCGCTTGTCTGGCTTCTTTGTGTGCGTGATGATTGGTTTGTCGGTGCTGATGGCACCGCTGCTGCGACTCATACCCATGGCTGTGCTCTTTGGAGTGTTCCTGTACATGGGCGTGGCCTCCATGAGCGGCGTGCAGCTGTTCGAGCG CATCCGCTTGTACTTTATGCCCGTGAAGCACTATCCACCCACGTCCTATGTGAAGCGCGTGCGTCCCTGGAAGCTGCACTTGTTCACCACCATTCAAGTGCTgtgcctggtgctgctgtggtcCGTCAAGTCATCGAGATTCTCGCTGGCTTTCCCCTTCTTCCTGATCATGATGGTGCCCATAAGACAGCGTCTGGTGGCGCTCTACAAGCCAGAGGAACTGCAAGCG TTGGATGGCCAGGAGGCAAAGAACGACGAGGATGAGCCCGATTTCTatgaacaaacaacaataccAGCCTAG